Sequence from the Ursus arctos isolate Adak ecotype North America unplaced genomic scaffold, UrsArc2.0 scaffold_20, whole genome shotgun sequence genome:
AGTAAAAGGGACTTAATTAAAAAGGACtgtcttaaaaatattcatgctggagtgcctgggtggctcagtcggttaagtgtccaactcttttttggttgtttttaaagattttatttatttatctgagagagagagagagagagagagagagagagagagaaagcatgtgcatgcagggggagagacaaatagactctgtgctgagcacagagcccagtgtggagctcgatccaccctgagatcatgacctgagccgaaatcaagagtggaaggctcttgagccacccaggcagcccaagtgtccaactcttgatttcggctcaggtcatgatcacagatcatgagactgagccccaagttgggcttcaTGCTAGACCTGGAGccttcttaaaattctctctttccttctcctctccaccaccctgtCCCCCCACtgccactcactctctctctaaaataaataaataaacaaacaaataaataaattattcatgCTGAAAAACTTACTtgattttctcttccatttcttgttCATATTCTTTCTTCATGATATCCAATTCTTGCTGATGCTCTTTCCGCAACATTCGAAGATCTTTCTGCAACTTAACAATCTCCTTGCCCAgcttctgcttctcctgctctgcccctgcTAATTTAAATTCCAGGTCATTGTGCTCGGCCTCCATGTTACCAGGCAATTTGGGTTGGACTACATGTGATTTGGACTTTTCTTCAGCACTTTCTTCCAAAGCttctgtgggtttattttttccatcCATCTGTTGTTGTAAAGCctgtaatttttcaaattttgaggTCAACTCTTCCATTTCAACTCTatgcccttccctctctcttacTAAGCAGGAATCCAGCTCTTTTATCTTTTGCTCCAAGATCTGACAGGCTAGTTCCTTCTCCTGGAGCGTTTTCTGGACATCATCAACCACATTTTCCAAGTTTTGCTTTGCCCCTATGTTATTTTTACCTCCCTCTTCTTCCACACGCTGGGATACTATCAAGgaatatttcttgcttttttcttcaagttcttcCTGAAGATGATTTATCATAACTTGATCCTCATGCTGCTTTGCTTTGGCGTGTTCTATCTTTATTAAGAGCTCCTGGTATCTGCACTGGATTTCAGAATGAGAAGATACcgtctcttctttttcctgctctaGCCTCTGcaacagcttttctttttccattagaCTTCTCTGTAAAGCACAGATTTTGTCTTCACGTGCCTTCTGCACACAGCCTTGGGGATCTGCTGCTTCTTGCTCCACACAGGCTGCCACGTATTCTGCAGATCTGGGTACAACTGATGCTTCTGATTGTGGTGGACCTTCCACtgatttcagtttttcttctaagacctgaatttctctctctttctcctgcaaTTTTGTATTTAGCTCACCCAAATGGCCTTCTGTGTCTTTTTTAtattgctgttctttctcttccatttgagATAACAACTGCTTCTTGATGGCAGCAAttttttgttcagcttttttcttcAGTTCAGCTAACTTTGCAGCACTTTCTAACTCAAGTCTATCTTCCAGTGCCTTCAACTCCTCTTCTTTGCCCTTCATACCTGAATTCACATGTTCCAATTCTTTCTTCTTGGTTTCAAGTTCAGATTCCATGCAAGACACTTGCTTTTCAAGTCTTGAGACTTTTTCTTCAGCTTCTTTAACCCTGttgtccttttcttctcctaACTCTTGAATGTGTTGAAGTTTCTGAAGCATTTCTTTCTGTTCAGTGTCCTTTTGTTGATTGTAATTCTTAAGCACTTCATTTAAGGACTCAATTTCAGTTGTTTTCTGAGTAAGACGCTCCTCTAATTCCACAATTCTTGCCATTTGAGTTTTTAACTCAGCCTCTAAATTACACTCCTTTTTCTCCTGCTTGCTCTTCTTATCTTCCATTTCACCCTTTAAACATACTAATCTCTCACTTTGCTGATCAAGGTCCTCCTTCAATCTATGTATCTGCTCATCCTTTTCACTGGCTTCCTTTGTTTTTAACTCCAGCTGCATTTGCAATTCTTTAATAGTACTCTGATACTGTATGAATTTTGACTGtgctttcttcttccattctgagAATTTGTTGGACAAGTGATCTACCTGTTCAAGAGCAGAGATCTTCTCTTCACTCAGAGTCTCAGCTTTCAAAGATAAATCCTGCACCTGACCCCACAATTCACGTTGTTGTTCATCGTATTGCTTACTCAGTGACGAGATTGCTGCCTCTTTCTCGGTTAGGCTGATGCTGTTCTGAAGCTGAGCATTCAAATCAGTTAGTTGTTTACTAAGACTGCTGatctcagatttcttttctttaagctCTTCTTTCATCAGTGTGACTGCATTGATGTTCTCTGATAACTCTTTCTTCAACTGCGTGATGCAAGACTCTTTTTCAGAAGCAGCCTGTTGCTGGTTGCCTCCTTCCTTCTGTAAGGCTTCCTTCTCCATTACAAGACCTTCAATATCAGCCTTCATGCTCttaatctgattttctttttcttctaattgaTGGGTAGCCTGTTGAAAAGAACTATTGAGTGTACTCTGCTCTTCTGCTAGCTGTCTAAGCTGTGCTTCTAATTCAGAAGCTCTGCAGGTTTTAATCACTAGTGCCTCCTTAACTTTTGTTGTGTGGTGCTGACAGTGGGAAATTCTAGAGAGAACGGCATTAATTTTACTACTACTAATGTTGATTAGCTCATTTGTTTTAGCTTGTAACAAGGCTTCAGTTTTCTTAGAGTAAATATCCAGCTGAACTGCTAGCTCCTCGGACAGTTTTCTGAATTCCAAGCTTTTGTTTTCCaggcttttctcatttctttcatgtGAAGATTTCAAACTCTGGAATTCCTCGTCTGTGGTTTTCAACTTGTCAGTCAACTCAGAAACCTTCAGCTTATCTTTCTCAGCCAGTATCTCCAGTTCAACTATATGCTCTTGAAGGGAAGTATTTTCCTTCAGAGAATGATTCAAGTCAACCTCCAGCTTTTCAAGTTGTGCTTTTAGTTTCGTTTCATTTTGTGAGAGAGAATTCATATGAGCAGACTTCTGGTTTAACTGTTCCTGCAATTCCCTTACTACTGTGTCCTGCTTAATGCCCTCTTCTCTCAGCCATGCTAGTTCCTTGTTCATCTCTTCTTTCTCACACCCACTTCGAAGGATCTTTTGCTTCAGTTCTGCTacctcttgctctttctcctgtAACTGGATTTCATGCTTTTCCTGAAGTTCTTCAGCTTGCTGATGAAGTTTCTTTTCCCAGACCGATACGACATCACTGAGTTCTCGTCTATGTACCTCAGTGAGACTTTCTATTTGCtccttttggtttgtttccagtcTTGACACCGCATCACTGATTCCAGCGGAGTTAGCTTGTGCCATTTCCAAAATTTTGGcattgaattgtttttctttctgactaAGCTCTAGAACTGTATTTTCAAGCTCTTTTTTAAGTTTGGCTTCCTGATccagtaattttttctttaacgTTTCTTGCATCTCCTTGgctttctgtttaattttttccatctttttttcttgatttttgaatTTGGTTTCATATTCCTCATGTAAAACACTAAAACTGTCCTCCTTGGCTGATAATTTCTGTTTGagtgtttcaatttctttgctctgtccttctctcatttgtaaaattacattttccttttctatcaaGCTCTGCTTTGTCTGTGCCTGTTCTGTGTTAGTATCTCTAAGTTGGGATTCATAGTGTTGGGTTAAAGACTGCAGCTTTTCCTCCATGTCACTTTTCTGGTTTTCCAGTTGCCACAGTAAGTCCCGCACCTGGATTTTGTGAGTATCTAACTCAGTACAAACAACTTTCTTTTGCGTTTCAACTTCAGCTACCTGTTTAGTAAGAAGAATTCTTTCTGTTTCCAAGTCCAACAACTTCTGCTGCAATTGAGCCAAGTGCTCCTCCGATGCTTTGGCCTGATCGTGTATAGTACTCTGCTGTGACTGAAAAAGAGCCAGCTTAGCAGATGCCTGATGGAGTTCCTCTTTAGACCTTTGAATATCTGCCTCTAAGTTTTCCACATGAGCCTGATGCTCTTCCAAATGCTTGTCCTTTTCCTTCAGAAGAAGCCCAAGTTgattaatttcatcttttaatgCCTTCTCAGTTCTCTGGATAGACATCTCCTGTTCTTTAATGATACTCTCGACTTGCTGCTGGTGATGGCTTTTCTGTTCATCTAGCTTGGCCTCTAGCTCCTGCTTTACTTTATCTGCTTGATCCTTTAGTACAGAAAGTTCTTCTTCTAGCTTGTCCCGGGCTTTTAATACTTCTGACAGTTCAGAAGACAACGATTCCAGTTCTGTTTGCTTCACATCAAGCTTTTCTAAAGTCTTTTCATTCATCTCTTCTATGTGGGCCTGGAAGAGACACTCTTTGTCTTTCAACaatgtttctctttcttgttcaTGCTTTTCTCTAAGTTTTTCCATTTCAGTCTGATGCTGTTGCTTTAAGACTTCGAGTTTTTCAGTCCAAAGGGTATCCTGCTGATGCTGCAAGCTTTCCAATTCTGTCTTGTGTTTTTCAACCATGATTGTAATTTCTttattgtgcttatttttttcagcttccaAATGAATAGCTAAATCTTCTGattgatttttgctttcttgcaagcttttttccaaagaactttCCAATTCAAGAATTCTCTGTTAATAAAAAcagatgtatttttattaaagtacagACTTGCTTATTAGCAAAGATATACATGACATAATGTCTACACCTGTTAAAAgattaaaacttagaaaaataactcTATATATCATGCCAAACACTAGAAAGCACAAAAAATCTGTGCTCAATTCCTAACGGAATCGTGTAACAAAGAGAAGATTCTATTTTAACACAACTTAAAATTTTGGATTCTTTCTACTTACTTGGGTAACTATTTCAATCACCCATATTTTCAAGAATATTCTGAATGGAcagtcaaaaagaaataaatcataaagTAGATAATAGTAACTATTGGTAGGAAGATGGttattttttcctgtgtgtttttTAAGGCCTATTAATAGTATTCTATTATCTTCATAATTTAATTTTGGAAGATAAATAATGTATCTGGTTTTTCCACTGCAAAAATGATTACTTAGAAAATTTTTTGCAAAAAGAAGCTACTTAAATTTTACCAAAGATTACTGTTGGCTCATGAAAATGTCGATCTTGACTCTAAAGGAAAAAGAGCTAAGTAAGGCAGAGCCATGCAACATCAGAGCTAAAAAGGTCCTAAGGAATTACCAAATCCAATTTCTCCAtatgacagatgaggaaattaaggtgTAATTAATTTACGAagctagaaaatggaaaaatctagGCCTCCTGAGTATCTTATCTATTCCCCTCCACCATACCACTTTATATAAATGTTGGAAATGGAAAAGTAAAGTACAGTTTAGAACTATGGGACAAACATCAATTTATTCAAAACAGGTCATACATTTCATACTCCTAAGGGAAGGCCCAGAGAGCCTTAAAAATGTGCACACTgagacatatatataaatttgttcacatatatataaatttgctCACCATTGTTTTGATATGGGAAAACTTTATGTTAAAAGCAGGGCATTGGGGTGCCTACACTGTGATAGAAACAGAACGAAGTATGTCTAGGACATGACATGAGATGAAGCCAGGGCAAGTGCTGCCTACAAAGCAAGGTCACTTCCTAAAGATCAAGGGCAAGTAAGCAACGGAGTGGAGATGCTGCAGAGCCTGAGTGCAAAGAGTCAGAGTGGGTGGCTGACAGAAACACAGCCAGCTAAAGGCAGAGTCAGCAGCACCATGTGGCAAACACTAAAACCACTCACAGGAAAAGCTCTTATTATCTGCAAATGAAGTGCATGTATGTGAATCTAACCCAGTAAAACAAAAGTTCTTCACAACTTTATATTGACTGGAGAGATAACAATAgtttctatatataaataattccaCAACTCTGGAACCTGAGTATTATTTAAACTTACAGTTCTGTAAGTTTCTGCTTCTTGCTGAAGGTCCCGAAGTTTATTTTCACTCTCCATGAGGATTGCTTTCTTTTGCAACTCTAACTCTTCCAGGGCCAAAGAttcttgctgttctttttcttggGTGATCTTCAAATATTCTGATTGACTTTTTTCCTGTGCCAAAAACAATACCACCTTAGACCCACATAAATCTTCAGCATTCTCAAAGCACTTCCACAGGAATCACGTCTTTCATCATCTGATCTGCACACCAGCCCTATGAGGTAGGCAGTATCATCACCTCTCTTTTCCCATGCCCTAGTCTGCAGAAACAAAGCACTGTGGTTATTCCAGTGTGGTCTAGTCAATATTTGCCACAATtactactgaaaagaaaaattttgttcCAGTAACCACACTACACCTGCTATTTTCCcactacttaaaatattttgcaaaatacaGCTTAATGTCAAGGGTCCCCAAACTGTCACTACATCTTCTCTGCACTCCAGAGTTTGATTATTTCAACTCTAGGCCAAGAAACCAGATTGTAAGTTTCTATAATTTGTGAGAAATACCTCATTAGGGAACCCCACATAGAAAACCAAATCCGAATCAGATTACATGTGAATATATAGATTAGATCAAGGAAATATCTATAAAAGCCTACATAACTCTTCTCAGATGACCTGGGCTCTTTTACCACTCCCTCAATTCCGAAAAGCTTCTTCTTTGATTGCCCTTATTATATATCAACGTCTATGTTAAAAACCATTTACTGCTTTGAAAAGAGAAGCTCTAGAGAGCACTTTTAACATTTAGTGGCGTTGGACTCCAATTAAGAATACTTAGCCGTATCTATTACATAGAGTTCATGTTGCCAGCAGCAATATTTTCAGTTCACCACACTCTGGTGAAGCATACTGCTTTAAGGAAAGGCACTGTGCCATTTTATAAGTAGATTGATAAGAGAATATTAGTTTCTaatcaattttaaaagatcattttaaacaCACTATATTGTCTAATGTaaactacattttaaatacatctctctggggcgcctgggtggctcagtcattaagtgtctgccttcagctcagggagtgatcccagcgttctgggatcgagccccacatcgggctcctctgctgggagcctgcttcttcctctcccactccccctgcttgcgttccctctctcgctggctgtctctctctctctcaaataaataaataaaatcttaaaaaataaacaaataaaaaataaataaataagtacatctcTCTATgcccataaaaataaaagacagcatTTTAATAGTCTGTTGAACTTGACTATCAATGCAAAGCTAACTTCTTTGAGGAACTAGgtagaaaagggagcagaaagcAGCAAGTGCACATGTGTGCGCATGCTTCACGTGTATCTGTACCCTGCTCTCTACTTAGAATATATCTGAGCATATCAGTTCTAGAACGCAGTTTTAACAAGGCCAAAGTTCAAGTCTCAGAGTCCCCAAAGGCCAATTATTCCAGCATGAAAACACACAGATCTTTATGACAGGAATGTTTTAGAACAATTCCCGGCTTCATTTATGTCCtgctttgttctttaatttttatgtccCTATGCTGTCCTGTTatagttttaagaattcttataAACTACTTTAAATCCTTTCTGGACTGGAGCGCGTGGCTGgttcagtcagcagagcatgtgactcttgatcctggggtcccatgagttcgagccccatggtggggaTAAAGTGtactgaaataataataataataataataataataataataataataataaaaaataggggcacctgggtggctcagtcagtaagcaccctactcaatttcagctcaagtcatgatctcagggtcccgcaTCAGTCTCCGTGTTcaggacagagtctgcttaagattctctccctcgccctctgcccctcccccagcttgtgctcactctctctaaaacaaataaggtctttaaaaaataaaaaagaagattaaaattataaatactatttCTCATCCTTTTGCActgaaagttttttaaattatacacacTATCTCATGGGtaattatttcacataaaaacaAACTACATTTTTGGCATTAATACTACTTTTTTTGGCACTAATACTTCTTATGGTAACCTATACAAAAGGCTTttcacaatttgaaaaaaaaattttttttttgtttttaacttccaAATTATACTACTCCCCAAAATCTTATCTTTGCTCTTCTGGATATTATTTTGGTTAGTCCAgtcagtcatttttaaaattttactttatttttttgaaaatgactACTGAAATTATTctacttaaaatgaaaactacttggtcactttcattttttcttctttaaaatgcatttcaaacAAAACTTTCTGAGCTTTGAAGTCTGTTATATTCAGTCTGGTGAGTTTCTAGACATTCTTCCTGAGTTATGAAATCACTGATTCATGGCTTCAATTAGCCCATCTTCCCCTTTACTTCTCTATAATCACAGCCTACTGCCAAGGTGAGAGGGATgacacacaaacaaaataaactggTTAATGAAAGCTTGTTAGTTAATATAATTTTCACACAATACCAAGTTAACAAGCTCTGACAGCCCTCTTTCCTGCCTATATCCTATCCTCTCTGCACACTCAAAGGTCCAGGCTGCCAGTAGCCTGACCTCAAGCCAAAAGGCAGGAGTGAGGAGATAATAACTTTATAAAGCTGCAAAGTTTAcctataacaaaaacaaaacaggtacT
This genomic interval carries:
- the GOLGA4 gene encoding golgin subfamily A member 4 isoform X1, giving the protein MFKKLKQKISEEQQQLQQALASTQAPSNSSTPTRTRSRTSSFTEQLDEGTPNRELLAGMIAEPAFLSEYTIFALDSSKQPKTQTDSVNASTQAMKSPDSVNGSEPTTPQSGDTQSFAQKLQLRVPSMESLFRSPLKESLFRSSSKESLVRTSSRESLNRFDLDSSVATFDPSSDMESEPEDSVPNLDSLSKEQLIQWLRRMERRLNTYKGKCSEFVIAYQTLQREKKKLQGILSQSQDKALRRIGELREELQMDQQAKKHLQEEFDASLEEKDQHISVLQTQVSLLKQRLRNGPMHVDLPKPFPQMEPQAEGVSKENIDSDIEPVVVDGASAKTLEVLQQRVKRQENLLQRCKETIQSHKEQCALLTSEKEALQEQLDERLQELEKMKELHMAEKTKLITQLRDAKNLIEQLEQDKGMVIAETKRQMHETLEMKEEEIAQLRSRIKQMTTQGEELREQKEKSERAAFEELEKALSTAQKTEESRRKMKAEMDEQIKAIEKTREEERTSLQQELSRVKQEVVDVTKKSSEQIAKLRKLHEEELASKEQELTKKFQTQERQFQEQMKIALEKSQSEYLKITQEKEQQESLALEELELQKKAILMESENKLRDLQQEAETYRTRILELESSLEKSLQESKNQSEDLAIHLEAEKNKHNKEITIMVEKHKTELESLQHQQDTLWTEKLEVLKQQHQTEMEKLREKHEQERETLLKDKECLFQAHIEEMNEKTLEKLDVKQTELESLSSELSEVLKARDKLEEELSVLKDQADKVKQELEAKLDEQKSHHQQQVESIIKEQEMSIQRTEKALKDEINQLGLLLKEKDKHLEEHQAHVENLEADIQRSKEELHQASAKLALFQSQQSTIHDQAKASEEHLAQLQQKLLDLETERILLTKQVAEVETQKKVVCTELDTHKIQVRDLLWQLENQKSDMEEKLQSLTQHYESQLRDTNTEQAQTKQSLIEKENVILQMREGQSKEIETLKQKLSAKEDSFSVLHEEYETKFKNQEKKMEKIKQKAKEMQETLKKKLLDQEAKLKKELENTVLELSQKEKQFNAKILEMAQANSAGISDAVSRLETNQKEQIESLTEVHRRELSDVVSVWEKKLHQQAEELQEKHEIQLQEKEQEVAELKQKILRSGCEKEEMNKELAWLREEGIKQDTVVRELQEQLNQKSAHMNSLSQNETKLKAQLEKLEVDLNHSLKENTSLQEHIVELEILAEKDKLKVSELTDKLKTTDEEFQSLKSSHERNEKSLENKSLEFRKLSEELAVQLDIYSKKTEALLQAKTNELINISSSKINAVLSRISHCQHHTTKVKEALVIKTCRASELEAQLRQLAEEQSTLNSSFQQATHQLEEKENQIKSMKADIEGLVMEKEALQKEGGNQQQAASEKESCITQLKKELSENINAVTLMKEELKEKKSEISSLSKQLTDLNAQLQNSISLTEKEAAISSLSKQYDEQQRELWGQVQDLSLKAETLSEEKISALEQVDHLSNKFSEWKKKAQSKFIQYQSTIKELQMQLELKTKEASEKDEQIHRLKEDLDQQSERLVCLKGEMEDKKSKQEKKECNLEAELKTQMARIVELEERLTQKTTEIESLNEVLKNYNQQKDTEQKEMLQKLQHIQELGEEKDNRVKEAEEKVSRLEKQVSCMESELETKKKELEHVNSGMKGKEEELKALEDRLELESAAKLAELKKKAEQKIAAIKKQLLSQMEEKEQQYKKDTEGHLGELNTKLQEKEREIQVLEEKLKSVEGPPQSEASVVPRSAEYVAACVEQEAADPQGCVQKAREDKICALQRSLMEKEKLLQRLEQEKEETVSSHSEIQCRYQELLIKIEHAKAKQHEDQVMINHLQEELEEKSKKYSLIVSQRVEEEGGKNNIGAKQNLENVVDDVQKTLQEKELACQILEQKIKELDSCLVREREGHRVEMEELTSKFEKLQALQQQMDGKNKPTEALEESAEEKSKSHVVQPKLPGNMEAEHNDLEFKLAGAEQEKQKLGKEIVKLQKDLRMLRKEHQQELDIMKKEYEQEMEEKIKQEQEDLELKHNSTLKQLMREFHTQLAQKEQELEMTIKETIDKAQEVEAELLESHQEETNQLYRKIAEKEDDLQRTAKRYEEILDAREEEMTAKVTDLQTQLEELQNKYQERLQQEESPASDKITIMELQTQLAQKTTLISDSKLKEQEFREQIHNLEDRLKKYEKNVCATTVGTPYKGGSLYHTDVSLFGEPTEFEYLRKVLFEYMMGRETKTMAKVITTVLKFPDDQTQKILEREDARLMYTSPRSGIF
- the GOLGA4 gene encoding golgin subfamily A member 4 isoform X4, which codes for MFKKLKQKISEEQQQLQQALASTQAPSNSSTPTRTRSRTSSFTEQLDEGTPNRENASTQAMKSPDSVNGSEPTTPQSGDTQSFAQKLQLRVPSMESLFRSPLKESLFRSSSKESLVRTSSRESLNRFDLDSSVATFDPSSDMESEPEDSVPNLDSLSKEQLIQWLRRMERRLNTYKGKCSEFVIAYQTLQREKKKLQGILSQSQDKALRRIGELREELQMDQQAKKHLQEEFDASLEEKDQHISVLQTQVSLLKQRLRNGPMHVDLPKPFPQMEPQAEGVSKENIDSDIEPVVVDGASAKTLEVLQQRVKRQENLLQRCKETIQSHKEQCALLTSEKEALQEQLDERLQELEKMKELHMAEKTKLITQLRDAKNLIEQLEQDKGMVIAETKRQMHETLEMKEEEIAQLRSRIKQMTTQGEELREQKEKSERAAFEELEKALSTAQKTEESRRKMKAEMDEQIKAIEKTREEERTSLQQELSRVKQEVVDVTKKSSEQIAKLRKLHEEELASKEQELTKKFQTQERQFQEQMKIALEKSQSEYLKITQEKEQQESLALEELELQKKAILMESENKLRDLQQEAETYRTRILELESSLEKSLQESKNQSEDLAIHLEAEKNKHNKEITIMVEKHKTELESLQHQQDTLWTEKLEVLKQQHQTEMEKLREKHEQERETLLKDKECLFQAHIEEMNEKTLEKLDVKQTELESLSSELSEVLKARDKLEEELSVLKDQADKVKQELEAKLDEQKSHHQQQVESIIKEQEMSIQRTEKALKDEINQLGLLLKEKDKHLEEHQAHVENLEADIQRSKEELHQASAKLALFQSQQSTIHDQAKASEEHLAQLQQKLLDLETERILLTKQVAEVETQKKVVCTELDTHKIQVRDLLWQLENQKSDMEEKLQSLTQHYESQLRDTNTEQAQTKQSLIEKENVILQMREGQSKEIETLKQKLSAKEDSFSVLHEEYETKFKNQEKKMEKIKQKAKEMQETLKKKLLDQEAKLKKELENTVLELSQKEKQFNAKILEMAQANSAGISDAVSRLETNQKEQIESLTEVHRRELSDVVSVWEKKLHQQAEELQEKHEIQLQEKEQEVAELKQKILRSGCEKEEMNKELAWLREEGIKQDTVVRELQEQLNQKSAHMNSLSQNETKLKAQLEKLEVDLNHSLKENTSLQEHIVELEILAEKDKLKVSELTDKLKTTDEEFQSLKSSHERNEKSLENKSLEFRKLSEELAVQLDIYSKKTEALLQAKTNELINISSSKINAVLSRISHCQHHTTKVKEALVIKTCRASELEAQLRQLAEEQSTLNSSFQQATHQLEEKENQIKSMKADIEGLVMEKEALQKEGGNQQQAASEKESCITQLKKELSENINAVTLMKEELKEKKSEISSLSKQLTDLNAQLQNSISLTEKEAAISSLSKQYDEQQRELWGQVQDLSLKAETLSEEKISALEQVDHLSNKFSEWKKKAQSKFIQYQSTIKELQMQLELKTKEASEKDEQIHRLKEDLDQQSERLVCLKGEMEDKKSKQEKKECNLEAELKTQMARIVELEERLTQKTTEIESLNEVLKNYNQQKDTEQKEMLQKLQHIQELGEEKDNRVKEAEEKVSRLEKQVSCMESELETKKKELEHVNSGMKGKEEELKALEDRLELESAAKLAELKKKAEQKIAAIKKQLLSQMEEKEQQYKKDTEGHLGELNTKLQEKEREIQVLEEKLKSVEGPPQSEASVVPRSAEYVAACVEQEAADPQGCVQKAREDKICALQRSLMEKEKLLQRLEQEKEETVSSHSEIQCRYQELLIKIEHAKAKQHEDQVMINHLQEELEEKSKKYSLIVSQRVEEEGGKNNIGAKQNLENVVDDVQKTLQEKELACQILEQKIKELDSCLVREREGHRVEMEELTSKFEKLQALQQQMDGKNKPTEALEESAEEKSKSHVVQPKLPGNMEAEHNDLEFKLAGAEQEKQKLGKEIVKLQKDLRMLRKEHQQELDIMKKEYEQEMEEKIKQEQEDLELKHNSTLKQLMREFHTQLAQKEQELEMTIKETIDKAQEVEAELLESHQEETNQLYRKIAEKEDDLQRTAKRYEEILDAREEEMTAKVTDLQTQLEELQNKYQERLQQEESPASDKITIMELQTQLAQKTTLISDSKLKEQEFREQIHNLEDRLKKYEKNVCATTVGTPYKGGSLYHTDVSLFGEPTEFEYLRKVLFEYMMGRETKTMAKVITTVLKFPDDQTQKILEREDARLMYTSPRSGIF